A portion of the Roseovarius sp. SCSIO 43702 genome contains these proteins:
- a CDS encoding 50S ribosomal protein L25/general stress protein Ctc yields MAGSIPDLHAQERTGTGKGAARAARREGMVPGIVFGGDVDPLPVNIPFNELIKKLKAGRFKSTLFNLKVDGHEDVRVICRDVQRDVVKDLPTHFDLMRLRRTTKINLFIGVDFQNEEECEALTKGGVLNVVRNEIELIVTAGDIPESIVVDLSSLKEIGDSIHISDVTLPEGATPTITDRDFVICNVSAPSSLASQEDDDETEADDVEVINQHDDIETDAEGHPAEGEND; encoded by the coding sequence ATGGCTGGATCAATTCCTGATCTTCACGCCCAGGAACGCACGGGGACGGGCAAGGGCGCCGCTCGTGCAGCACGCCGCGAGGGCATGGTTCCGGGTATCGTTTTCGGTGGCGACGTGGACCCGCTGCCCGTCAACATTCCGTTCAACGAGCTTATCAAGAAGCTCAAGGCCGGACGCTTCAAATCGACGCTTTTCAACCTCAAGGTCGATGGTCATGAGGACGTGCGCGTGATCTGTCGCGACGTGCAGCGCGATGTGGTCAAGGACCTTCCGACCCATTTCGACCTCATGCGCCTGCGCCGCACAACCAAGATCAACCTCTTCATCGGGGTGGATTTCCAGAACGAGGAAGAGTGCGAAGCCCTGACCAAGGGTGGTGTTCTCAACGTCGTGCGCAACGAGATCGAACTGATCGTCACAGCAGGCGACATCCCCGAATCTATCGTGGTCGATCTCAGCTCGCTCAAGGAGATCGGCGATTCGATCCATATCTCGGACGTGACGCTTCCCGAAGGCGCAACTCCCACGATCACCGACCGCGATTTCGTGATCTGCAACGTCTCCGCACCGTCGAGCCTCGCCTCGCAGGAGGATGACGACGAGACCGAAGCGGATGACGTCGAGGTCATCAACCAGCATGACGATATCGAGACCGACGCCGAGGGTCATCCCGCCGAGGGCGAGAACGACTGA
- a CDS encoding YcjX family protein: protein MVITTLADNITRGFENIGDTVSETFFEPVIRLGVTGLSRAGKTVFITSLVANLMDRGRMPALLAASEGRISAAFLQPQPDDTVSRFDYETHLAALTSPDPRWPDSTRAISELRLSLRVRPSGLLSGLTGPRTVHLDIVDYPGEWLLDLGLMDKDYAEWSRMVMTSLERREEASAFLEGARGADPDAAWEEPQIKALAERYTETLHAGRDAGLSGLTPGRFLLPGDMAGSPALTFAPLPPAARPARRGLWREMERRFNAYKREIVTPFFRDHFSRIDRQIVLVDALGAIHAGPRAVADLQTTMTDVLAAFRPGTNALLSRLFLGRRVEKILFAATKADHLHHTQHPRLTAIMEALIREARDRADFAGAETAGMSIASLRATVEETREHQGRTLDCVRGTLLETGQQAALYPGELPETPQTLLGAAQTGRESWLDAEYEIMKFAPARLGLKPGEGPPHIRLDRAAQFLLGDRL, encoded by the coding sequence TTGGTCATCACGACGCTGGCAGACAACATCACTCGCGGGTTCGAGAATATCGGCGACACCGTCTCCGAGACGTTCTTCGAGCCGGTGATCCGTCTCGGCGTGACTGGCCTGTCGCGAGCGGGAAAGACGGTGTTCATCACGTCGCTCGTCGCCAACCTGATGGACCGGGGCCGGATGCCCGCGCTTCTCGCGGCGAGCGAGGGGCGCATCTCGGCGGCGTTCCTTCAGCCGCAGCCCGACGACACCGTGTCGCGCTTCGACTACGAGACGCACCTTGCCGCGCTCACCTCGCCCGATCCGCGATGGCCCGACAGCACGCGCGCCATTTCGGAATTGCGGCTGTCGCTACGGGTGCGGCCTTCCGGGCTCCTCTCGGGGCTGACGGGGCCGCGCACCGTTCATCTCGATATCGTGGATTACCCCGGCGAATGGCTTCTCGACCTGGGGCTGATGGACAAGGATTATGCCGAGTGGTCGCGCATGGTCATGACCTCGCTCGAGCGTCGGGAAGAGGCGTCCGCGTTTCTCGAAGGGGCGCGCGGAGCCGACCCCGATGCCGCATGGGAGGAGCCGCAGATCAAGGCGCTGGCCGAGCGCTATACCGAAACGTTGCACGCGGGCCGGGATGCGGGCCTTTCGGGCCTGACACCGGGGCGGTTCCTCTTGCCGGGAGATATGGCCGGGTCGCCCGCGCTCACCTTTGCGCCGCTTCCGCCCGCCGCGCGTCCTGCGCGGCGCGGTCTCTGGCGCGAGATGGAGCGCAGGTTCAACGCCTACAAGCGCGAGATCGTGACGCCCTTCTTTCGCGACCATTTCTCACGCATCGACAGGCAGATCGTGCTCGTGGATGCGCTTGGCGCGATCCATGCCGGGCCGCGTGCGGTGGCTGATCTGCAGACCACGATGACCGACGTCCTGGCGGCTTTCCGACCGGGAACGAATGCCCTGCTCTCGCGGCTCTTCCTTGGACGGCGCGTGGAGAAGATCCTGTTCGCTGCAACCAAGGCGGATCATCTTCACCACACGCAGCATCCGCGGCTGACCGCGATCATGGAAGCGCTTATCCGCGAAGCGCGCGATCGCGCCGATTTCGCGGGGGCCGAGACGGCGGGAATGTCAATCGCCTCCCTGCGCGCGACGGTCGAGGAGACGCGCGAGCATCAGGGTCGCACGCTCGATTGCGTGCGCGGCACGCTTCTTGAAACGGGGCAACAGGCAGCACTCTATCCGGGCGAGTTGCCCGAGACGCCGCAGACGCTTCTCGGTGCGGCGCAGACAGGCCGGGAAAGCTGGCTCGATGCGGAATACGAGATCATGAAATTCGCGCCCGCCCGGCTCGGCCTGAAGCCGGGGGAGGGGCCGCCTCATATTCGGCTTGATCGCGCGGCGCAGTTCCTCCTGGGAGATCGCCTATGA
- a CDS encoding TlpA disulfide reductase family protein, with protein sequence MSRSVLVYLALALGAIAAVAFFSLSNGTREEAGGAPMAHDPAELQAMLDGSMKKLTFHAAPKPVPATAFETADGGEGRLADLQGKHVLLNFWATWCAPCRKEMPMLSELQTEFGGEAFEVVTIATGRNPPPAMAAFFEEIGVDNLPLHRDPKQAVAREMGIAGLPVTVLLDPEGREIARMMGDAEWNSDSAKAMIAAWIGDSAD encoded by the coding sequence ATGTCACGGTCCGTTCTCGTTTATCTGGCCCTTGCCCTCGGTGCAATTGCAGCGGTTGCCTTCTTTTCGCTGAGCAACGGAACAAGGGAGGAGGCCGGCGGTGCGCCCATGGCGCATGACCCGGCAGAGCTCCAGGCAATGCTCGACGGCTCGATGAAGAAGCTGACATTCCACGCCGCCCCCAAGCCGGTTCCGGCGACCGCCTTCGAGACGGCGGATGGCGGCGAAGGCCGCCTCGCGGACCTTCAGGGCAAGCATGTCCTTCTGAACTTCTGGGCCACCTGGTGCGCCCCCTGCCGGAAGGAAATGCCGATGCTGTCGGAGTTGCAGACCGAATTCGGAGGCGAAGCGTTCGAGGTCGTCACCATCGCCACCGGCCGCAACCCGCCGCCCGCGATGGCCGCCTTCTTCGAGGAGATCGGCGTCGACAACCTGCCGCTTCACCGCGACCCGAAACAGGCCGTCGCCCGCGAGATGGGGATCGCGGGCCTGCCGGTCACCGTTCTGCTCGATCCCGAAGGGCGCGAGATCGCGCGGATGATGGGTGACGCGGAATGGAACAGCGACAGCGCGAAGGCCATGATCGCGGCGTGGATCGGCGACAGCGCCGACTGA
- a CDS encoding DUF421 domain-containing protein: MNLLAIVAQTVLAVAAVILLVRLNGLRSFSKMSSFDFGLTVAAGSVLATMMTSATTPWPGLVALITLFVLRYVISRLRDRFGWANWMTDNTPLILYYEGEVFEDNLRLARVTRSDLRAKMREANAISENSVRAIVMESTGDFSVLHGETLDTDVLKGVSWGHAAPRA, from the coding sequence ATGAACCTTCTCGCGATCGTCGCTCAAACCGTGCTTGCGGTCGCGGCCGTGATCCTGCTGGTCCGGCTGAACGGGCTGCGCTCCTTCTCCAAGATGTCGAGTTTCGACTTCGGGCTGACCGTCGCGGCGGGTTCGGTGCTCGCGACGATGATGACAAGCGCCACGACACCCTGGCCGGGGCTGGTGGCGCTCATCACGCTTTTCGTGCTTCGCTACGTCATTTCCCGGCTGCGCGACCGCTTCGGCTGGGCCAACTGGATGACCGACAATACCCCGCTCATCCTCTATTACGAGGGCGAGGTGTTCGAGGACAACCTCCGCCTGGCCCGCGTCACCCGCTCGGACCTGCGGGCCAAGATGCGGGAGGCCAACGCGATCAGCGAGAATTCCGTGCGCGCGATCGTCATGGAATCGACGGGGGATTTCAGCGTATTGCACGGAGAGACCCTGGACACCGACGTGTTGAAGGGCGTGTCATGGGGGCACGCCGCGCCGCGCGCCTAG
- a CDS encoding alpha/beta-hydrolase family protein, translating to MTTTRRGFWRFSALGLSLGLLFLCGALTPSLLPRAPVVQGVLGGLAFAVGYGVGQIVMFVWWALELPVLKGRVRRIALWVTVPALGLLTIITFARMSLWQDSIRARMEMPPLEAAHSWLVALIAVGVALVLILLARLLGWLMWRAADALSLFLPRRAAVAIGVFVVAVVVISLGDRFIVQKAFRAADAIFFEIDTATDKGRRPPTDAVSSGGPASILAWDDIGTNGKDFLIDGPDEAEIAEFWGQDAKQPVRVYAGFGAGEDFEERAALALRDLVAMGGFERRVLVVATPTGTGWLDPAAMQPLPYLHKGDLAIVSLQYTYVPSWMSILVEPDRSRRAARALFDAVYGHWRTLPRDERPELYVFGLSLGALGAEVSADLVTIFDDPIDGGLYAGPPFASTVWKRLVAGRNPGTPAWRPEFRDGRMVRFMTQEGIATPEGAEWGRMRLLYIQHASDPMVFFSPDLAFRRPAWLGEDRGPDVSPYFDWYPILTFLQVGFDIPMATVPPSGFGHTYDALEYIDGWIAVTQPKGWTPKMTERLKEKFTGFTASPI from the coding sequence ATGACGACGACGCGGCGCGGATTTTGGCGGTTCTCGGCCCTGGGGCTCAGCCTCGGCCTTCTCTTCCTCTGCGGGGCGCTCACCCCGTCGCTTCTTCCGCGTGCGCCCGTGGTGCAGGGGGTTCTCGGCGGGCTGGCCTTCGCGGTCGGTTACGGCGTCGGACAGATCGTGATGTTCGTCTGGTGGGCGCTCGAACTTCCGGTGTTGAAGGGGCGGGTGCGGCGCATTGCGCTTTGGGTCACCGTGCCGGCGCTTGGCCTGCTGACGATCATTACCTTCGCCCGGATGAGCCTATGGCAGGATTCGATCCGCGCCCGGATGGAGATGCCACCGCTCGAGGCCGCGCATTCGTGGCTCGTCGCGCTCATCGCCGTCGGGGTGGCGTTGGTGCTGATCCTTCTGGCACGGCTCCTTGGCTGGCTCATGTGGCGGGCGGCGGATGCGCTTTCGCTTTTCCTTCCCCGGCGTGCCGCGGTGGCCATCGGGGTGTTCGTCGTCGCGGTGGTCGTCATTTCGCTCGGCGACCGTTTCATCGTGCAGAAGGCGTTCCGCGCCGCCGACGCGATCTTCTTCGAGATCGACACGGCGACGGACAAGGGGCGCCGGCCGCCAACGGATGCGGTGTCGTCCGGCGGGCCGGCGTCGATCCTTGCATGGGACGATATCGGCACGAACGGCAAGGATTTCCTCATCGATGGCCCGGACGAAGCCGAGATCGCGGAATTCTGGGGGCAGGATGCGAAACAGCCGGTGCGCGTTTACGCGGGCTTCGGCGCGGGCGAGGATTTCGAGGAACGCGCGGCCCTCGCGCTTCGCGATCTCGTCGCCATGGGCGGTTTCGAACGCCGCGTTCTGGTGGTGGCCACACCGACCGGCACGGGCTGGCTCGACCCTGCCGCGATGCAGCCGCTTCCCTATTTGCATAAAGGCGATCTCGCCATCGTGTCGCTGCAATACACCTACGTGCCGAGCTGGATGTCGATCCTCGTGGAGCCCGACCGGTCCCGCCGCGCGGCGCGCGCCCTATTCGATGCGGTCTACGGACATTGGCGAACGCTACCCCGGGACGAGCGGCCGGAGCTCTATGTCTTCGGTCTGAGCCTGGGGGCCCTCGGGGCCGAGGTGTCTGCCGACCTCGTGACGATTTTCGACGATCCCATAGATGGCGGGCTCTATGCCGGCCCTCCCTTCGCGAGCACGGTCTGGAAGCGCCTCGTCGCCGGGCGCAATCCCGGCACGCCGGCCTGGCGGCCCGAGTTTCGCGATGGACGGATGGTGCGTTTCATGACCCAGGAGGGCATCGCGACGCCAGAGGGCGCCGAATGGGGTCGGATGCGGCTTCTCTATATCCAGCACGCGAGCGACCCGATGGTCTTCTTCTCGCCCGACCTGGCATTTCGCAGACCCGCATGGCTGGGCGAGGATCGCGGGCCGGACGTGTCGCCCTATTTCGACTGGTATCCGATCCTGACCTTCCTCCAGGTCGGCTTCGATATCCCGATGGCGACGGTGCCACCCTCGGGGTTCGGCCACACCTACGACGCGCTGGAATATATCGATGGCTGGATCGCGGTGACGCAGCCGAAGGGCTGGACGCCCAAGATGACCGAGCGCCTGAAGGAGAAGTTCACCGGCTTCACCGCATCGCCGATCTGA
- the pth gene encoding aminoacyl-tRNA hydrolase: MLIFAGLGNPGPKYAQNRHNIGYMAVDRIASDHGFGPWKSRFQGQCAEGRLGREKVLLLKPETFMNLSGQSVGEAMRFYKLDPADVTVFHDELDLAPGKVRVKQGGGHAGHNGLRSIHQHLGPEYRRVRLGIGHPGVKELVAQYVLHDFARADQDWLDDLLRGIGDGATHLAEGATDKFLNAVAQRMAPSRASTAQKPKPGDKPAPTAEAEGAETAQDPRSPLQRLVDKFR, from the coding sequence ATGCTTATCTTCGCAGGCCTCGGCAATCCCGGCCCGAAATACGCGCAGAACCGGCATAACATCGGTTACATGGCCGTTGACCGGATCGCGTCCGATCACGGTTTCGGGCCGTGGAAATCGCGTTTCCAGGGCCAGTGCGCGGAAGGACGCCTGGGTAGAGAGAAGGTGCTCCTGCTCAAGCCCGAGACCTTCATGAACCTCTCGGGTCAGTCCGTGGGCGAGGCGATGCGCTTTTACAAGCTCGACCCCGCCGACGTCACGGTGTTTCACGACGAACTCGACCTCGCGCCCGGCAAGGTCCGGGTGAAACAGGGCGGGGGCCACGCGGGACACAACGGGCTGCGCTCGATCCATCAGCATCTTGGGCCCGAGTATCGGCGCGTGCGCCTTGGGATCGGGCATCCCGGCGTTAAGGAACTCGTCGCGCAATATGTCCTTCATGATTTCGCACGAGCGGATCAGGACTGGCTCGACGATCTGTTGCGTGGCATTGGCGACGGCGCGACCCACCTGGCCGAGGGCGCGACGGACAAGTTTCTCAATGCGGTGGCCCAACGCATGGCGCCGTCGCGCGCCTCGACGGCACAGAAACCGAAGCCCGGTGACAAGCCGGCGCCGACCGCGGAGGCGGAGGGCGCCGAAACGGCCCAGGATCCCCGCAGCCCCCTTCAGCGCCTGGTCGACAAGTTTCGCTGA
- a CDS encoding DUF998 domain-containing protein encodes MNHAAVFHPTERPWLLIVFGTLGIAGCVALIAAMIVAPIFVPDHDWISDTISDLAAGRWEIIMDVGLYCFATALIATALAAAHAHLGEGGWTLGIASLAILAALVIIIGARNEYGDKDSEGVVIHIYLVYGLGAFMAVVCATMQKGLRVAGHHQAGWFMVLLGLVWVVLAPVFLMSATSIDGLLERALGLVACAVVVTLSVVFLRRGRLLLREGASP; translated from the coding sequence ATGAACCACGCGGCAGTTTTCCACCCGACCGAAAGGCCCTGGCTGCTGATCGTGTTCGGCACGCTCGGTATCGCGGGATGCGTGGCGTTGATCGCCGCGATGATCGTCGCACCGATCTTCGTTCCCGATCACGACTGGATATCCGACACGATCAGCGACCTTGCGGCAGGCCGGTGGGAAATCATCATGGATGTGGGCCTCTACTGTTTCGCGACCGCGCTCATCGCCACCGCCCTCGCCGCAGCACACGCCCACTTGGGCGAGGGTGGCTGGACCCTCGGCATCGCCTCGCTCGCGATCCTCGCCGCGCTGGTCATCATCATCGGGGCGCGCAACGAATACGGCGACAAGGACAGCGAGGGCGTCGTGATCCACATCTACCTCGTCTACGGCCTCGGCGCATTCATGGCAGTCGTCTGCGCGACGATGCAGAAGGGCCTGCGCGTCGCGGGCCACCACCAGGCAGGGTGGTTCATGGTCTTGCTGGGCTTGGTTTGGGTCGTTCTGGCGCCGGTTTTCCTCATGTCGGCGACCTCGATCGACGGCCTGCTCGAGCGGGCGCTCGGGCTTGTCGCCTGCGCGGTGGTGGTAACGCTCAGCGTGGTCTTCCTGCGCCGAGGACGGTTGCTGCTCCGAGAAGGCGCGTCGCCATGA
- a CDS encoding DUF2237 family protein, whose amino-acid sequence MKADPSINVLGTELLPCSAREPVTGFFRDNHCNTCAEDRGSHTVCAVMTDEFLAYSKYVGNDLSTPRPEFRFPGLRAGDRWCLCAARFLQAHDEGCAPRVHLEATHERALDIVPLVVLREHSAG is encoded by the coding sequence ATGAAGGCCGACCCATCCATCAACGTGCTTGGCACCGAGCTCTTGCCCTGCTCGGCACGCGAACCCGTAACCGGCTTCTTCCGCGACAATCATTGCAACACCTGCGCCGAGGATCGGGGAAGCCACACCGTCTGTGCGGTGATGACCGATGAGTTTCTTGCCTACTCCAAATATGTCGGCAACGATCTGAGCACGCCGCGCCCCGAGTTCCGATTCCCCGGGCTGAGAGCCGGTGATCGCTGGTGCCTTTGTGCCGCGCGGTTCCTTCAGGCGCATGATGAAGGTTGCGCGCCACGGGTGCATCTCGAGGCGACGCATGAACGTGCCCTCGACATCGTGCCCCTGGTAGTCCTACGCGAGCATTCCGCCGGTTGA
- a CDS encoding alpha-hydroxy acid oxidase, with the protein MPVITEIKDLKRLYRRRAPKMFYDYTESGSWTEQTFRANTSDFAEILLRQRVAVDLSDRSTASRMIGQDVAMPVALAPVGLTGMQSADGEIKAARAAEKFGVPFTLSTMSICSIEDVAAHTTKPFWFQLYVMRDEDYVRRLIQRAKDAGCSALVITLDLQILGQRHKDIRNGLSAPPKLTARTIANLMTKWRWGAGMLRTSRRGFGNVVGHVQGVSDATELSTWTAEQFDPALDWSRIAKLMEQWDGKVILKGIIDPEDARKAADLGADAIVVSNHGGRQLDGALSSIRALPAILDAVGDRVEVHLDSGIRSGQDVLKALAMGARGTYIGRAFIYGLGAMGEAGVTAALEVIHNELDRSMAFCGRRKITEVDRDILMIPKGFSDGWQ; encoded by the coding sequence ATGCCGGTGATCACCGAAATCAAAGACCTCAAGCGTCTCTATCGCCGCCGCGCGCCAAAGATGTTCTACGACTACACCGAGTCGGGAAGCTGGACCGAGCAGACCTTCCGCGCCAACACGTCGGACTTTGCCGAGATACTCCTGCGCCAGCGGGTCGCGGTGGATCTTTCCGACCGCTCGACCGCGAGCCGGATGATCGGCCAGGACGTCGCGATGCCCGTCGCGCTCGCTCCCGTCGGGCTGACCGGGATGCAAAGCGCGGATGGCGAGATCAAGGCCGCCCGTGCCGCCGAGAAGTTCGGCGTGCCCTTCACGCTCTCGACCATGTCCATCTGCTCGATCGAGGATGTGGCCGCGCATACGACGAAACCTTTCTGGTTCCAGCTTTACGTCATGCGCGACGAGGATTACGTGCGCCGCCTCATCCAGCGAGCCAAGGACGCCGGCTGTTCGGCGCTGGTCATCACGCTCGATCTCCAGATCCTTGGGCAGCGCCACAAGGATATCAGGAACGGGCTCTCCGCTCCGCCCAAGCTCACTGCGCGCACCATCGCCAACCTGATGACGAAGTGGCGGTGGGGAGCCGGGATGTTGCGCACTTCGCGGCGCGGGTTCGGCAACGTCGTGGGTCACGTCCAGGGCGTGAGCGACGCGACCGAGCTCAGCACATGGACCGCCGAGCAGTTCGATCCCGCGCTCGACTGGAGCCGCATCGCGAAGCTCATGGAACAGTGGGACGGGAAGGTGATCCTGAAAGGGATCATCGACCCCGAGGACGCCCGGAAGGCCGCCGATCTCGGTGCCGACGCCATCGTCGTGAGCAACCATGGCGGCCGCCAGCTCGATGGCGCCCTCAGCTCTATCCGCGCCCTGCCGGCCATCCTCGACGCGGTGGGCGACCGGGTCGAGGTGCATCTCGACAGCGGCATCCGCTCGGGCCAGGACGTGCTCAAGGCGCTCGCCATGGGCGCACGCGGCACCTATATCGGCCGCGCCTTCATCTACGGTCTCGGCGCCATGGGAGAGGCCGGCGTGACCGCGGCACTCGAGGTGATTCACAACGAACTCGACCGTTCCATGGCGTTCTGCGGTCGCCGCAAGATCACCGAGGTCGACCGCGACATCCTCATGATCCCCAAGGGATTTTCGGACGGTTGGCAATAG
- a CDS encoding YcjF family protein, with translation MTDRRASKPGPVLFDVDDGETATVNPASAPPVPEPDLPQPQRRAMQTVATIAARRPSRLGRLFWGLLLALLGATLSVAAWDFATSLIDRAPVLGYAVTGLFAAFLLVLIAIALRELAAFSRLKRMDRLHHMAETALVNADLKGAREVVARIEALYEGREDTRWGRERLAERKDDQFDAESLLGLAEAELLKPLDAAARAEIEAAARQVATVTAVVPLALADVVVALTANLRMIRRVAEIYGGRSGTLGSWRLTRAVMTHLVATGAVAIGDDLIGSVAGGGMLSKVSRRFGEGVVNGALTARVGVAAMEVCRPIPFNRVARPSVTSLVKRALTGLFGSR, from the coding sequence ATGACCGACCGACGCGCTTCCAAACCGGGTCCCGTCCTCTTCGACGTCGACGACGGCGAGACCGCTACGGTCAACCCGGCCAGCGCGCCGCCGGTGCCGGAACCCGATCTGCCGCAGCCGCAGAGGCGCGCGATGCAGACCGTGGCGACCATCGCTGCGCGTCGACCGTCGCGGTTGGGACGGCTGTTCTGGGGGCTTCTCCTGGCCCTGCTGGGTGCCACGCTCTCGGTGGCGGCGTGGGATTTCGCAACCTCGCTGATAGATCGGGCTCCTGTCCTTGGCTACGCGGTGACGGGTCTCTTCGCGGCTTTCCTGCTGGTGCTTATTGCCATCGCGCTGCGCGAACTTGCGGCGTTCTCGCGGCTGAAACGAATGGACCGACTGCATCACATGGCCGAAACCGCCCTGGTGAACGCCGACCTCAAGGGTGCGCGCGAAGTGGTGGCGCGGATCGAAGCGCTTTATGAGGGTCGCGAGGATACCCGGTGGGGTCGCGAGCGGCTGGCCGAACGAAAGGACGACCAGTTCGACGCCGAATCGCTTCTCGGGCTGGCGGAGGCCGAGCTTCTGAAGCCGCTCGACGCGGCCGCGCGCGCCGAGATCGAGGCGGCCGCGCGGCAGGTGGCAACGGTCACGGCCGTGGTGCCGCTGGCGCTTGCCGACGTGGTGGTGGCGCTTACCGCGAACCTTCGGATGATACGCCGGGTCGCGGAGATCTATGGTGGCCGGTCGGGCACGCTGGGAAGCTGGCGTCTCACGCGAGCCGTGATGACACATCTGGTCGCGACGGGCGCGGTGGCGATCGGTGACGATCTGATCGGATCGGTGGCGGGCGGCGGCATGCTCTCGAAGGTCTCGCGCCGCTTCGGCGAAGGGGTGGTGAACGGCGCGCTCACGGCGCGGGTGGGCGTCGCCGCGATGGAGGTCTGTCGCCCCATCCCTTTCAACCGGGTCGCGCGACCTTCGGTCACGAGCCTCGTGAAACGCGCGCTGACGGGCCTATTCGGGTCACGTTAG
- a CDS encoding serine hydrolase, which translates to MRNVLRWLARIGIALGLAIIVIGIWKREEIGRLLAVNSLFSEDRIVANFSSMDEMFLTRAVPRGDGEVSPLPEGEKMKLPAGTENWIEERAVTSLLVLDEGRIVHESYHLGTGPKDRRISWSMAKSFLSALVGILLEEGAIASLDDPVTKYAPPLEGGAYDGATLRNVLNMASGVTFNEDYLDFHSDINRMGRVLALGGTMDGFATGLTERFAEPGETWQYVSIDTHVIGMVVRGATGRDVPALMSEKIIAPLGLETAPYYLTDGVGVAFVLGGLNMTTRDYARFGLMFEQEGQYQGRQIVPADWVTASTVPTAPTAEGEIGYGYQWWIPEGSEPGQFMARGIYGQYIYVDQGRDVVIVTTAADRDFREPGVAEQNVEVFREIAKAL; encoded by the coding sequence ATGCGGAACGTCCTGAGATGGCTGGCCCGGATCGGCATTGCCCTCGGTCTCGCGATCATCGTCATCGGCATCTGGAAACGAGAGGAGATTGGCCGACTGCTGGCCGTCAATTCGCTCTTTTCCGAGGATAGGATCGTCGCCAACTTCTCGTCGATGGACGAGATGTTCCTCACGCGCGCAGTGCCGCGCGGCGATGGCGAGGTGTCTCCCCTGCCCGAGGGAGAAAAGATGAAGCTGCCCGCCGGCACCGAAAACTGGATCGAGGAAAGGGCGGTGACGTCTCTTCTGGTGCTCGACGAGGGCCGGATCGTCCACGAAAGCTATCATCTCGGCACCGGACCCAAGGATCGCCGCATCTCGTGGTCGATGGCCAAGAGCTTCCTCTCGGCGCTTGTCGGTATCCTGCTCGAGGAAGGCGCGATCGCATCACTCGATGATCCCGTGACGAAATACGCGCCACCGCTCGAAGGCGGTGCCTATGATGGGGCGACGCTGCGCAACGTGCTCAACATGGCGAGCGGGGTCACGTTCAACGAGGACTATCTCGACTTCCATTCCGACATCAACCGGATGGGCCGCGTCCTCGCCCTGGGCGGCACGATGGACGGTTTCGCCACCGGCCTGACCGAGCGCTTCGCGGAGCCGGGCGAGACGTGGCAGTACGTGTCCATCGACACCCATGTCATCGGCATGGTGGTTCGTGGCGCGACCGGTCGGGACGTCCCGGCGCTCATGTCCGAGAAGATCATCGCGCCCCTCGGCCTCGAGACTGCGCCCTACTACCTGACCGACGGTGTCGGGGTGGCCTTCGTGCTCGGCGGACTGAACATGACGACACGCGACTACGCGCGCTTCGGGCTCATGTTCGAGCAGGAGGGGCAATATCAGGGCCGTCAGATCGTCCCCGCCGACTGGGTCACGGCGTCGACCGTGCCCACGGCCCCGACGGCCGAAGGAGAAATCGGATATGGCTACCAGTGGTGGATACCCGAGGGATCCGAGCCGGGTCAGTTCATGGCGCGCGGGATCTACGGTCAGTATATCTACGTCGATCAGGGCCGCGACGTGGTGATCGTCACGACCGCCGCCGACCGCGATTTTCGCGAGCCGGGGGTGGCGGAGCAGAACGTGGAGGTGTTTCGCGAGATCGCGAAAGCGCTCTGA